The following are encoded together in the Macadamia integrifolia cultivar HAES 741 chromosome 10, SCU_Mint_v3, whole genome shotgun sequence genome:
- the LOC122090496 gene encoding GTP cyclohydrolase 1-like — translation MGVVDEGHFAGELENGVKLGSSELDLKVESEATVDIEDAVKILLQGLGEDSNREGLKKTPLRVAKALREGTRGYRQKVKDIVHGALFPEAGLDSAVGQAGGAGGLVVVRDLDLFSYCESCLLPFQVQCHVGYVPSGQRVLGLSKLSRVADVFAKRLQDPQHLADEVCSALYNGIKPAGVAVVLQCWHIRFPEAGRSFPDQSHLSVKMGLQGWVRTLVYSGSGVFENEKGEMWADFLALLKIRGVNVEKNHSQTTTSLCWCPSRSLDVPVSNGHVSTSNCCKVSSKTGSSQSAMISAVAAILRSLGEDPLRKELVGTPYRFLQWLMNFKKCNLEIKLNGFSPAKPNMHKENGNASCNRDEMQSELNIPFWSQCEHHLLPFHGVLHVGYFHVSGDKPIERSILESIVHFYGCKLQVQERLTRQIAETVSSAFGVEVMVVVEANHICMISRGIEKVGSSTATIAVLGRFSTDPTAKAMFLQSVSDSKASGE, via the exons ATGGGCGTTGTGGATGAGGGGCATTTTGCTGGAGAGCTTGAAAATGGTGTGAAGTTAGGGTCTTCGGAGCTAGATTTGAAGGTCGAATCGGAGGCTACTGTCGATATTGAGGACGCTGTGAAGATTCTGTTGCAGGGTCTGGGGGAGGATTCCAATAGGGAAGGTCTTAAGAAGACTCCGCTTCGCGTTGCCAAGGCCCTTCGTGAAGGAACCAGAG gttACAGACAAAAGGTAAAAGATATAGTTCATGGTGCCTTGTTTCCAGAAGCTGGTTTGGATAGTGCGGTAGGCCAAGCAGGAGGGGCAGGTGGGCTTGTTGTTGTTCGAGACCTTGACCTCTTCTCGTACTGTGAGTCATGCTTGCTCCCATTCCAGGTTCAGTGTCATGTTGGATATGTCCCATCAGGGCAACGGGTGCTGGGCCTTAGCAAGCTTTCCAGGGTAGCTGATGTGTTCGCAAAGAGACTTCAAGACCCACAACATCTGGCTGATGAAGTATGTTCAGCTTTATACAATGGAATCAAACCAGCTGGGGTTGCAGTTGTTCTCCAGTGTTGGCATATTCGGTTCCCGGAAGCAGGAAGAAGCTTTCCTGACCAAAGTCACCTCTCTGTTAAAATGGGCTTGCAAGGTTGGGTGAGAACCTTGGTTTATTCTGGTTCTGGAgtttttgaaaatgaaaaaggagaGATGTGGGCTGATTTTCTGGCTCTTCTGAAGATCAGAGGTGTAAATGTGGAGAAAAACCATTCCCAAACCACTACCAGCCTGTGTTGGTGCCCTTCTAGGTCTTTGGATGTGCCAGTCTCTAATGGGCACGTAAGTACAAGCAACTGCTGCAAGGTTTCCTCCAAGACAGGATCTTCTCAGTCTGCCATGATCTCTGCTGTTGCTGCAATTCTTCGCTCATTGGGTGAAGACCCGTTAAGGAAAGAACTTGTTGGTACACCCTATCGTTTTTTGCAGTGGCTGATGAACTTTAAGAAATGTAATTTAGAGATTAAACTTAATGGTTTCAGTCCAGCTAAACCCAATATGCATAAAGAGAATGGAAATGCCAGCTGCAATCGAGATGAAATGCAGTCTGAGCTGAACATCCCATTCTGGTCACAATGTGAACATCATCTCCTGCCTTTCCATGGTGTGTTGCATGTAGGGTATTTCCATGTCAGTGGAGACAAACCAATTGAGAGatccattttggaatcaatAGTACATTTTTATGGTTGCAAACTCCAAGTACAGGAAAGACTTACCAGGCAGATTGCTGAAACAGTTTCTTCAGCATTTGGTGTGGAGGTGATGGTGGTTGTGGAAGCCAACCATATTTGCATGATATCCAGAGGAATTGAAAAGGTGGGAAGTAGTACAGCCACAATTGCTGTACTTGGTAGATTTTCTACTGATCCCACTGCAAAGGCAATGTTTCTACAGTCTGTTTCAGACAGTAAAGCTTCTGGTGAATGA